The following DNA comes from Salvelinus sp. IW2-2015 linkage group LG1, ASM291031v2, whole genome shotgun sequence.
TGAAAGGGGGCACCTGGGTGGtggtgcctctcctcctcctgaaccAGCTGctgatcctctgcagcagcgaGGCCACCCTCCTCCAGACCTTGGAGTCCTGCACGGCTGTCCACCACCGCTGGCCCCTCTCCCCGCCCAGCCGGACGAGCGTGAACTGGGCCCACTGGGAACCCAGCAGCACCACAGCACAGAGGAGTCCGAAGCAGGTCAGGGAGGCCTGCCAGACCCACTCCACCGACCGGATGCTCTTATCCACCAGGACCGTTCCAGCACAACGCACCCTCTCCAGCACGCGCCGGGCGTCCGCCTTCATCCCCGGCACGTCTGTGACCTTGTTGAGCAGCTGTGAGCCGAGGTCATAGAGGGCTATCCCTGCGCCTTCCACGGCCACCCCGCAGCGGTGGGTCACAGAGACAATGAGCTCCACCACCATGTGGATACAGGAGATGCACCAGGGGCTGAGCGACTCTGacagcagctccctgaaggccaAGGTAAGCTGGGTGCCTGTCTGCCGCCGGCCCCGgccctggtggtggtggtggttgcgCCTCCGGGCCTGCTTGTGCCTCCCACCGCCCGATGACAGGGACCCTTTAGGGAggtaggatgatgatgatgtagcCTGGGTATTCTGCTCGGAGGCTGCCACCACTCCTCCTCCGCTGTTCCGGAACCGGCCTTTCCTCCCTCCGGCCCCTGAGCTCTTCCATCCCGACTCCCCGTTCATGCCAGGCTCCCTCCCGACTTCGTTTCggcctcctcctccattctcgtCTTCATCTCCACCCTCAGTCTCCTCATTTCCTTCTCTGACCACATGCTCCGCCCCTTCCTGTTTCAGAGAGACTTCATCCTCTTTGGCCTCTGCAATCCCACAATACTCTGCTTCTCCTGAGTCCTGGTTGATTGGAGTCGGGATATCCTGAGGGGTAGCTTTGAGATAGTCTGTCATGTCCTCTTTGGGAACTGGTTGATGAGTTTCCTCATCTCCTCTGACTTCCCACTGGTCAGGCATGGAGGTGGAAGACAAGAGGGTAGGAACACCTGAGGGCAGCTCTTCAGGGCTCTCCTCAGCTGCCTCTACAGTCCatgtctcttcctccatctcgCTCTCAGCCACCCCTTTCTCCATCTTCAGCCCTGTCTCTTGATTAAAGTGCCAAAAAAAGTATCCAATCTCACGGCAGGTAGGGACCTTGACCCATTCTCACTGACCGCACCTTCTCTGACACTACACTTCAGCAGGGCTGAAGAGTCAGATAAGGACGGCTGAATAATACTGGAATGGCAGGCGCCATTGTCCACGGTAGCCTATCCAATGCAGAAACTTTGAAGACATTGGATCAAGGATCAATCATTACAATCCTTGGGCACGACTGGCCTCATCTTGTATCTGGTTATTGCCTGTAAAAAGAAAGCAAGTTTAAACATTAGCCGTAACACTTTCACTTTATTTGCACTAGAACAAAGGGTATAATCTAAAGGCAAGGCTCACAAAGAAATGACATTAAATGGGATATGGAGTATCTGCATGTATCATTGTTATTGTCAAAGTAATGACATGTTATTATCAATTCTGTTTTCTACTGTAGTGTGCCTTGATCAATATTCTCCATAGCACGCTGCATGACCGCAGCACTCAACGAGCTGCTTCACAGCGCCGACATTTTGAAAAGATAAACCAAACTCTAAAGCTATCTGGTTGTCAGTAGTTGCACTAgctaaaaatataattaatttctAAAACAATAACTGACTGGGATGGAATATATCAGAGAATAATGGGGGCAATCTTCGGTTCTAGCAAATTAGCTATGTCGCCAACGTCGCGAGCAAAATGACCAACTGTCTCAAGActaacagctagctaacattattagTTGTTCgtgtttagctaactagctactgtagctaatgcAATTTAAATAATCTTAACGGCGGATTGTTGATAATATTATTTGAGCTATTTTAATGCTTACACTGACTGAAATAACATTGGGAAAGATGACAGCAAGAGCAACTCACTTTTCTCTTCCGTAAAGGAAGGGAAGATGATAAAATGTAGTCTTCCTTTCGAAGTGGTTAACTCGAGCCCTGTAGCTTTGCTCCTCAAATTGACCAAATATGGCAAACAGAAATGCTTGTCGTAGAAAGAAAATGTAGTTATTGCATTGTGTATGGAACTATTCTTATTCTGTATTAGGAGAGTGTTTTCGTTCTGCTTATGCAGATATGatctattttttattatcttGTTCTTGGCTAACGCTGTCCTTGCTGTTTGTCTTACTATTTTTCACTTCCGAGGGCAGCAGACACCTCACATAAACCACTACTGAGACGCGAGAAAGAATAAGCAAGACCTAGCAAGAAATAAGGACGTGCCGTGACCTCGGCCATttcccttcaaaataaaagtcagcCAGTGACGatggtaaaaaataatacactAGTCGAAATTcgtaacattttatttggaaacAGACTTAGAATTTAGTTTAAcaatcgaacaaaacaataaaaattcAAATAGTTCCTTAAAGCAAATAATGTTACATTGACAATAGTGTTAAAGATAGACTCAGCTAAATAATGTTGCCATGAGAAGCCCCACAGATATTGGGTTTGTTCGACatgccgactgactgatctacaaatcacattttttttgtacctttatttaactaggcaagtcagttaagaaattattattattatttattatttacaatgacggcctacaccggccaaaccctgtaCGTTGTGtcccattctactcaggagcaacTCCACAGAGTTTACACCCCCAGCATCGTCACTGCTAATTTCATATTGGACATACACATTGCACCATACACAAATTTCTGTACATTGTATAACAGTAAAATAAACATAGCTGATCCCTATAATATGCATTGACTCCTAATGAGCATATATTTTAAGAAGTGCAAAAATATCATAAGGATGAGAGAAATGAGAGTGATGTCACGCACCCAAGAAGGCTCAACCAATCACTTGACAGATTTGATTAATATTCATGAGTTGCGTCGGGAGGATAGGCTGAGACCTCTTGATGTGTGATGCCCGTGTCCGTGTGCTTGCTCGCCTGCATGAGCAGTAAACATGATTTGGGATACCTAGCTTCAGTTTAATTAATTGGGAATAAATGAAAGCTTCACCAGCTAGCTATCAATCAATTTAAGTTTCACTGTCCGATCATTCATTAAACGAGTCCACTAATTGTTATTTGTACCTTTCCACAAACTGTCTGTGGCTTGATATGAGTAAATTAACCTAAATGTATCAAATAATAGGTAATCCACGATTAGTTGACTAGTAGTGGCTActgcctagctagctacatttcagtAATGTTTCTATCCTCCTAAATATGGTGGTCAGTTGATAAACTAACTATGAGTTGAACATATTTGTCTGAAAGAGAACCAGTCACCAGTTAGTGTTGCCCATGGTGTCATCATGTCTaaccagcagtggtggaaaaagtactcttcttgtcatacttgagtaaaagtaaagata
Coding sequences within:
- the LOC111965008 gene encoding dnaJ homolog subfamily C member 14; amino-acid sequence: MEKGVAESEMEEETWTVEAAEESPEELPSGVPTLLSSTSMPDQWEVRGDEETHQPVPKEDMTDYLKATPQDIPTPINQDSGEAEYCGIAEAKEDEVSLKQEGAEHVVREGNEETEGGDEDENGGGGRNEVGREPGMNGESGWKSSGAGGRKGRFRNSGGGVVAASEQNTQATSSSSYLPKGSLSSGGGRHKQARRRNHHHHQGRGRRQTGTQLTLAFRELLSESLSPWCISCIHMVVELIVSVTHRCGVAVEGAGIALYDLGSQLLNKVTDVPGMKADARRVLERVRCAGTVLVDKSIRSVEWVWQASLTCFGLLCAVVLLGSQWAQFTLVRLGGERGQRWWTAVQDSKVWRRVASLLQRISSWFRRRRGTTTQVPPFTPDSPGGAVRYQPGQELERLLALAQVPEEELDPFIVLGVEAHATEAELKRAYRQLAVQIHPDKNKHPRAGEAFKVLRAAWDIVSNPETRREYELKRMAQTELSKSMNEFLTKLQDDLKEAMNTMMCTKCEGKHRRFEMDREPAEARFCAECNRRHSAEEGDLWAESSLLGLRITYFACMDGKVYDITEWAGCQRIGISPDTHRVPYHISFGSKNNSSSTQRHRTPPGPEHPPPGPTNPADLQDFFNRIFQGGPPPDMAANGGFFPSGPPPHQPSGAGPGPSGLFSPPPSQTGFFMPPGGPRPEPSETCADSGGKPPPRRRRKVRKPFQR